In one window of Massilibacterium senegalense DNA:
- the cmk gene encoding (d)CMP kinase has translation MNHRLTIAIDGPAAAGKSTIAKRLAKKLNYTYVDTGAMYRALTYKCLQKNVDLHREEEVISMLHQTKIELKQADDTQEVFVDGKNVSDVIRTQNVSNHVSIVAQIKEVRKEMVELQRQMATEGGVVMDGRDIATNVLPNADIKVFMVASVSERARRRLEDLKEKGEHPNLLELEKEIARRDKMDSERKIDPLKKAEDAVEIDSTHLTIDEVVKKILKLVDERIG, from the coding sequence ATGAACCATCGTTTAACGATTGCTATTGACGGCCCTGCTGCAGCAGGAAAAAGCACTATCGCAAAACGTTTAGCAAAAAAATTAAATTATACATATGTGGATACAGGCGCTATGTATCGCGCATTAACATATAAATGTTTACAAAAAAATGTAGACCTGCATAGGGAAGAAGAAGTTATAAGCATGTTACATCAAACGAAGATTGAATTAAAACAAGCAGATGATACACAAGAAGTATTTGTGGACGGAAAAAATGTTTCAGATGTAATTCGTACACAAAATGTTTCTAATCACGTATCCATCGTTGCGCAAATTAAAGAAGTACGAAAAGAAATGGTTGAGTTACAACGACAAATGGCAACAGAAGGTGGCGTTGTAATGGACGGACGTGATATCGCAACAAACGTTTTGCCAAATGCAGATATTAAAGTGTTTATGGTTGCTTCTGTTTCTGAACGTGCAAGAAGAAGGTTAGAAGACTTAAAGGAAAAAGGAGAACATCCAAATCTTTTAGAATTAGAAAAAGAAATTGCGAGAAGAGATAAAATGGACTCTGAACGAAAAATAGACCCTCTAAAAAAAGCGGAGGATGCAGTAGAAATAGATTCAACTCATTTAACAATTGATGAAGTGGTAAAAAAGATTTTAAAACTTGTGGATGAAAGGATTGGTTAA
- a CDS encoding flagellar brake protein has product MMQVGMPLFLERVDDNDEIITYRSRIVELNDTSIYIDYPINQQTGKVTFLLENTPFTAWYVGVIDQAVYRFFTTVSKRVYKEIPMIELTRPEVKDIERIQRRQFVRVETAVNTACHPIHQPFEPFVTVSEDISGGGMSILVPDTCKWEPDWEVNLYFSIYQKGDQPVYYQQLAKVIRLTEVKELENRKRVSLEFVDIDEKVRQELIRFCFQHQLKMKKKGII; this is encoded by the coding sequence ATGATGCAAGTCGGCATGCCACTATTTTTGGAAAGAGTTGATGATAATGATGAAATTATTACGTATCGTAGCCGTATTGTGGAATTAAATGATACAAGTATTTATATTGATTATCCTATCAATCAACAAACAGGTAAAGTTACTTTTTTACTAGAAAATACTCCTTTTACCGCTTGGTATGTAGGGGTTATTGATCAAGCAGTGTATCGTTTTTTTACAACTGTGTCAAAACGAGTGTATAAAGAAATTCCGATGATTGAATTAACACGCCCAGAAGTAAAAGATATTGAGCGGATTCAACGGAGACAGTTTGTGCGAGTGGAAACGGCTGTTAATACCGCTTGTCATCCTATTCATCAACCGTTTGAACCATTTGTGACTGTTTCAGAAGACATAAGTGGTGGAGGGATGTCGATATTAGTTCCAGATACGTGTAAATGGGAGCCTGATTGGGAAGTAAATCTTTATTTTTCAATTTACCAAAAGGGTGATCAACCAGTCTATTATCAACAATTAGCAAAAGTAATCCGACTCACAGAAGTAAAGGAATTAGAAAATCGAAAACGAGTATCTTTAGAATTTGTCGATATTGACGAGAAAGTACGACAGGAACTCATACGTTTCTGTTTCCAACATCAATTAAAAATGAAGAAAAAAGGGATCATTTAA
- a CDS encoding c-type cytochrome yields the protein MKKHVYIIFFITLCLIGCTQKEKTELPKKEKVQKESIEQIVSNNCLTCHGTNKVGPAFTDIGSRLTEEEIQIIIKNGNGAMPAFSDSFEPETVKQIAAYVVSQSSNYSLNTNTPPEKRTPLTGRDIVQQTCTACHGGQLEGGVGPNIQHATETYSNEELMHILINGKGTMPGGIVNEEEAQEIITYLKLVHEETKNQE from the coding sequence TTGAAAAAGCATGTATACATCATCTTTTTTATTACCCTATGTTTAATCGGGTGTACGCAAAAAGAAAAAACAGAATTACCAAAAAAAGAAAAGGTACAAAAAGAATCGATTGAACAAATTGTTTCGAACAATTGTTTAACATGTCACGGAACGAATAAAGTTGGTCCAGCTTTTACTGATATCGGCTCTCGTCTAACAGAAGAAGAAATACAGATTATCATTAAAAACGGGAACGGTGCAATGCCTGCCTTTTCAGACTCATTTGAACCAGAAACAGTAAAACAAATAGCTGCATATGTTGTTTCGCAATCCAGTAACTATTCACTTAACACAAATACTCCTCCTGAAAAACGTACTCCTTTAACAGGAAGAGATATCGTCCAACAAACTTGTACTGCTTGTCACGGTGGACAATTAGAAGGTGGAGTAGGACCTAATATTCAACATGCAACAGAAACATATAGTAACGAAGAATTGATGCATATTTTGATAAATGGAAAAGGTACAATGCCAGGTGGAATTGTCAATGAAGAAGAAGCACAAGAAATTATCACATATTTAAAGTTAGTACATGAGGAAACAAAAAATCAAGAATAA